In Janthinobacterium agaricidamnosum NBRC 102515 = DSM 9628, the DNA window CGCATCACCGGGGAACTGAAGATTGAAGAATTCGATACCACCCGCATTGGTTTGCTGATGGGGGGGATGCATAAATCATGAATAACGACTTGCCACGCTGGGCGACAGCCTTTGTCATGCCCGTTTTAAACTTGCTGTCGGCCTTGCTGGTCGCGGCGCTGGTGATCCACCTGCTGGGCGAAAGCCCGGTCGAATCGCTGTCGATCCTGGTCAATAGCGCGATCCTCAATCCGGAAGGCTTGAGTTACACGCTGTTCTACGCCAGCACCTTCATTTTCACCGGCCTGTCGGTATCGGTGGCGATGCATGCCGGCCTGTTCAACATCGGCAGCGAAGGCCAGATGTATTTCGGCGGCCTGGGCCTGACCTTGGCGATGCTGGCGTTCGACCCGACCTGGCCGGCCTGGGCGCTGATCCCGGCCGCGATGCTGGGCGCGGCGCTGTTCGGCGCGCTGTGGGGCTTCATTCCCGGCTACCTGCAAGCCAAACGCGGCAGCCACATCGTGGTCACCACCATCATGTTCAACTTCATCGCCGCCAGCCTGATGAACTTCGTGATCGTCAAATACCTGATCCCGGACGGCCAGCAAAACCCGGCCAGCCGCGTATTCGCGGCCAGCGGCGAAATGCCGCGCCTGAATACCTGGTTCCCGATCCTGGGCGACACGCCGCTGAACGTCGGCTTCCTGGTGGCCATCGGCGCGCTGGTGATTTACGGCGTGCTGGTGTCGCGTTCGGCGTGGGGCTACAAGCTGCGCGCCACCGGCCAGAACAAGGATGCGGCGCATTACGCCGGCATTTCGATCAGCAAGATGATCATCGTCGTGATGCTGATTTCCGGCGGCCTGGCCGGCC includes these proteins:
- a CDS encoding ABC transporter permease, translating into MMNNDLPRWATAFVMPVLNLLSALLVAALVIHLLGESPVESLSILVNSAILNPEGLSYTLFYASTFIFTGLSVSVAMHAGLFNIGSEGQMYFGGLGLTLAMLAFDPTWPAWALIPAAMLGAALFGALWGFIPGYLQAKRGSHIVVTTIMFNFIAASLMNFVIVKYLIPDGQQNPASRVFAASGEMPRLNTWFPILGDTPLNVGFLVAIGALVIYGVLVSRSAWGYKLRATGQNKDAAHYAGISISKMIIVVMLISGGLAGLASVNSIMGSTHYLSMNFPSGAGFIGIAIALMGRKHPLGIFLSAVLFGALIQGGFDLSLEKPNIPVETFIFIQGLIILFCGAMENFYAPAITALLKRRKG